In a single window of the Luteolibacter yonseiensis genome:
- the mgtE gene encoding magnesium transporter: MRKNRTSEILAEMLVSRNFMGIRAALSGLAPADSAEEIVKFKPSERAALFRLLPMELAAEVFEYLPVEAQESLIRSLGDREAARILEAMSPDDRTALLEELPTSVCARLVESLSPEERMVALRLLDFPEDSIGRMMTSEYLTLRAEWSMREVLDHIRNHGRDRETLNVLYVVDPTGKLINEVRIRSILLSPLETLVKDLPGDVLISLNAMDDREMAVASFRKYDRTVLPVVNGHGGLVGIVTVDDILDVAEEEATEDIQKLGGMEQLDEPYMDISLARLVKKRATWLIVLFVGEMLTATAMGHFEDEISKAVILAVFVPLIISSGGNSGSQAATLIIRAMAIGEVGLADWWRVMRREILSGLILGLILAAIGVIRIAAWSAFSDMYGPHWPLVAATVGISLIGVVLWGTLSGSMLPFLLKRAGLDPATSSAPFVATLVDVTGLIIYFAVAGVVLHGTLL; the protein is encoded by the coding sequence ATGAGGAAGAATCGAACGTCCGAGATTTTGGCGGAAATGCTTGTCTCGCGGAACTTCATGGGAATCCGGGCCGCCTTGTCCGGTCTCGCCCCGGCGGACTCCGCGGAGGAGATCGTGAAATTCAAGCCTTCCGAGCGGGCGGCGCTTTTCCGGCTGCTGCCGATGGAGCTTGCGGCCGAGGTTTTCGAATATCTACCCGTAGAGGCCCAGGAGTCGCTGATCCGTTCCCTGGGGGATAGAGAGGCCGCCCGCATCCTCGAAGCGATGTCTCCGGACGACCGGACGGCGCTGCTGGAAGAACTTCCCACCTCGGTCTGCGCAAGACTGGTGGAATCCCTTTCTCCCGAAGAGCGGATGGTCGCACTGCGATTGTTGGATTTCCCCGAAGACAGCATCGGAAGGATGATGACCTCCGAATATCTCACGCTCCGGGCGGAGTGGAGCATGCGGGAGGTGCTGGACCACATCCGCAACCATGGCCGTGATCGGGAGACATTGAACGTGCTTTATGTGGTCGATCCCACGGGAAAGCTGATCAACGAAGTCCGTATCCGCAGTATCCTCCTCTCTCCGCTGGAAACACTCGTGAAGGACCTGCCCGGCGACGTTCTCATCTCTCTCAATGCCATGGATGACCGGGAAATGGCGGTGGCCTCCTTTAGAAAATACGACCGCACCGTGCTTCCTGTTGTCAACGGCCATGGCGGCCTCGTCGGAATCGTGACGGTGGACGACATCCTCGATGTCGCAGAAGAGGAAGCCACCGAAGACATCCAGAAACTCGGTGGTATGGAGCAGCTCGACGAGCCCTACATGGACATCTCGCTCGCCCGGCTGGTGAAGAAGCGCGCCACCTGGCTCATCGTGCTGTTCGTCGGAGAAATGCTGACCGCCACGGCGATGGGCCATTTCGAGGACGAAATCTCCAAAGCCGTCATCCTCGCCGTGTTCGTCCCGCTCATCATTTCGAGCGGAGGAAACAGCGGCTCCCAAGCCGCGACGCTGATCATCCGGGCGATGGCGATCGGGGAAGTGGGACTGGCCGACTGGTGGAGGGTGATGCGGCGGGAAATCCTGTCCGGACTCATCCTCGGGCTCATTCTCGCGGCGATCGGCGTCATCCGCATCGCCGCATGGTCGGCTTTTTCAGACATGTACGGCCCCCACTGGCCGCTGGTGGCCGCGACCGTGGGCATCTCGCTGATAGGGGTGGTGTTGTGGGGCACCCTTTCGGGATCGATGCTGCCGTTTCTCCTCAAACGCGCCGGTCTCGATCCGGCGACGTCTTCAGCCCCGTTTGTCGCCACACTGGTGGACGTGACAGGCCTGATCATTTACTTCGCCGTGGCAGGGGTGGTGCTGCATGGCACTCTGTTGTGA
- a CDS encoding histone deacetylase family protein yields MRCFYSQELELDLPAGHPFPMDKFRVSKDMLLEGGILRPEEIIEVRTADIHLLQRVHEQDYIRKIESGQLGRKEQLLLGLPVTPQLYRRSITEVEATRLACHAALAEGVGVCLAGGTHHAFREHGEGYCVFNDVAIAIRDLQDKQPNIRIMVVDTDAHQGNGTAALLGNDPRVFTYSIHVGKNYPTKKIEGTLDIETVRYVEGEMYLKQLFVSLAGALDAFSPDLVIWISGADNHRNDRFGQMHLSLKDIQRRDEVLLSAFIRNRIPVAVLYGGGYNRQPEFTAKLHRNTVATAKKLASEFRGL; encoded by the coding sequence ATGCGTTGCTTTTATTCACAGGAGCTTGAACTCGATCTGCCGGCCGGACATCCGTTCCCGATGGACAAGTTCCGCGTCTCGAAGGACATGCTTCTCGAGGGCGGCATCCTCAGGCCCGAGGAGATCATCGAGGTCCGCACCGCCGACATTCATCTGCTCCAGCGGGTGCACGAACAGGACTATATCCGCAAGATCGAATCCGGCCAGCTCGGGCGCAAGGAACAACTCCTGCTCGGCCTGCCCGTCACCCCGCAGCTTTACCGCCGCAGCATCACCGAGGTGGAGGCGACGCGTCTCGCCTGCCACGCCGCGCTCGCGGAAGGGGTCGGCGTCTGCCTCGCCGGCGGCACCCACCACGCCTTCCGCGAACACGGCGAGGGATACTGCGTCTTCAACGACGTCGCCATCGCCATCCGCGATCTGCAGGACAAGCAACCGAACATCCGGATCATGGTTGTGGATACGGACGCCCATCAGGGAAACGGCACCGCCGCCCTGCTCGGAAACGATCCGCGCGTTTTCACCTATTCGATCCACGTCGGAAAAAATTATCCGACGAAAAAAATCGAAGGCACCCTCGACATCGAGACCGTCCGCTACGTCGAGGGCGAGATGTATCTGAAACAACTCTTTGTCAGCCTCGCGGGCGCCCTTGACGCGTTTTCCCCGGATCTTGTCATATGGATCTCCGGAGCGGACAACCACCGCAACGATCGCTTCGGCCAGATGCATCTCTCCCTGAAGGACATCCAGCGCCGTGACGAGGTCCTGCTGAGCGCGTTCATCAGGAACAGGATCCCGGTCGCGGTGCTCTACGGCGGAGGCTACAACCGCCAGCCCGAGTTCACGGCGAAACTCCATCGGAACACCGTGGCCACGGCGAAGAAGCTGGCCAGCGAGTTCAGGGGACTGTGA
- a CDS encoding acyltransferase family protein has translation MAATRNTQLDGWRALAVLGVMCQHWLPAKWHGPFPFEIGLFFFLTLTGFLITRILLRERTAAEAQGGKWRARTYLHFQKRRMIRILVPCYSAMLFAIAVGAPDIRAHWPAYFGHWSNFHMAWLDGWPSGTAHYWTLAIQMQFYLVWPLLVFLVPRRGLTAAFLTAAALAPLTRLVLAEWFPAIHHGEAISSSALDYFGIGALLALAMDRGMEVGDKRLRRAAWAAFAGYVTLYSLGEAGRSVAGLCYVQQTLVSVAFAGLISATLAGIGGGLGKLLEHPAVQHVGKLSFGFYLFHTPVPLLLGFVLPQLWGPFFTGWWQLVRLGVFGLTAWGLAWLCWRYLESSFTTKTGK, from the coding sequence TTGGCGGCGACTCGAAATACCCAACTGGACGGATGGCGCGCCCTCGCCGTGCTGGGCGTGATGTGCCAGCACTGGTTGCCCGCGAAATGGCACGGGCCGTTTCCGTTTGAAATCGGCCTGTTCTTCTTCCTCACGCTCACCGGCTTCCTCATCACCCGGATCCTTCTGCGCGAGCGCACGGCGGCGGAAGCGCAGGGCGGGAAATGGCGGGCGAGGACGTATCTCCATTTTCAAAAACGGCGGATGATCCGCATTCTGGTGCCGTGCTACTCGGCGATGCTTTTCGCCATCGCGGTGGGAGCGCCGGACATCCGCGCGCATTGGCCCGCCTACTTCGGACACTGGTCGAATTTTCACATGGCCTGGTTGGACGGCTGGCCATCCGGAACGGCGCATTATTGGACATTGGCGATCCAGATGCAGTTCTATCTGGTCTGGCCCCTGTTGGTTTTTTTGGTTCCCCGTCGAGGGCTGACGGCGGCTTTCCTGACAGCGGCGGCGCTGGCTCCTCTGACGCGGCTGGTGCTGGCGGAATGGTTTCCCGCGATACACCACGGCGAAGCCATCTCCTCGTCAGCTCTGGATTATTTCGGTATCGGCGCGCTTCTCGCCCTTGCCATGGATCGCGGGATGGAGGTGGGAGACAAGCGGCTGCGGCGCGCGGCATGGGCCGCTTTCGCCGGATATGTGACACTTTATTCGCTCGGTGAAGCGGGCAGGTCGGTGGCGGGCCTGTGTTATGTCCAACAAACCTTGGTTTCGGTGGCCTTTGCAGGACTGATTTCAGCAACCTTGGCAGGCATCGGAGGAGGGTTGGGGAAGCTTCTGGAACATCCCGCCGTGCAGCATGTCGGGAAACTGAGTTTCGGCTTTTATCTGTTCCACACGCCGGTGCCGCTGCTGCTGGGCTTTGTGTTGCCGCAGTTGTGGGGACCGTTTTTCACCGGGTGGTGGCAGTTGGTGCGGCTTGGCGTGTTCGGGCTCACCGCCTGGGGCCTTGCTTGGTTGTGCTGGCGGTATCTGGAGTCGTCTTTCACAACGAAGACGGGAAAATGA
- a CDS encoding type II toxin-antitoxin system RelE/ParE family toxin: protein MLGFRIHPEADAEAIAAANHIKSDDSYQGELFKFALEEAIQWARDEPLIYRRFHGEARRVFLGRFRYALVFRIEGDEIQILAVMHTSRKPGYWRNRLRNQE from the coding sequence ATGTTGGGATTTCGGATACATCCGGAGGCGGATGCCGAGGCCATCGCGGCAGCCAACCACATCAAATCCGACGACAGCTATCAGGGTGAATTGTTCAAATTCGCTCTGGAGGAAGCCATCCAATGGGCGAGAGATGAGCCGCTGATTTACCGACGGTTTCACGGTGAGGCACGCCGGGTGTTTTTGGGAAGATTCCGCTACGCCCTGGTGTTTCGCATCGAAGGTGACGAAATCCAGATACTGGCCGTCATGCATACCAGTCGTAAACCAGGTTATTGGAGAAACCGCCTCCGCAACCAGGAGTGA
- a CDS encoding DUF2237 family protein, translated as MAIETRNVIGGVLRPCSTDPLTGWHRDGCCRTGAGDVGVHVVCVRVTADFLRFSKQSGNDLSTPRPEYDFPGLVPGDQWCLCASRWQEAFENGHAPDVVLEATHESALEFIDLVDLKSHACEPR; from the coding sequence ATGGCCATTGAAACCAGAAACGTCATCGGCGGTGTCCTCCGCCCCTGTTCCACCGACCCGCTCACCGGCTGGCATCGCGACGGCTGCTGCCGCACGGGCGCGGGCGATGTGGGGGTGCATGTGGTATGCGTGAGGGTGACCGCGGATTTCCTGCGGTTTTCAAAACAGTCCGGAAATGACCTGAGCACACCTCGCCCGGAATACGATTTCCCCGGTCTGGTCCCCGGAGACCAGTGGTGCCTTTGCGCGTCCCGCTGGCAGGAGGCTTTCGAGAACGGCCACGCCCCGGACGTCGTGCTGGAGGCCACCCACGAGTCCGCGCTCGAGTTCATCGATCTGGTGGACCTGAAGAGCCATGCGTGCGAACCACGGTGA
- a CDS encoding Minf_1886 family protein — MQAMQFEQSVVSILKRDRRFDPHAYFFLKDALDFTLKRISESNGGNARHVTGPELLAGYRDFALEQFGPMASTLMNEWSVRKCQDVGDMVFHLIEEQVFGKQDSDKKEDFSEVFDFEQSLVTPFLPRSRRTNPRETPRVRRMVP, encoded by the coding sequence ATGCAGGCCATGCAATTCGAACAATCCGTCGTTTCCATTTTGAAACGCGACCGACGGTTTGACCCTCATGCCTACTTTTTTCTCAAGGACGCGCTCGATTTCACGTTGAAGCGGATCTCCGAGTCGAACGGCGGCAATGCGCGCCATGTAACCGGCCCGGAATTGCTCGCCGGTTATCGGGACTTCGCGCTGGAACAATTCGGACCGATGGCGTCGACACTCATGAACGAGTGGAGCGTGCGGAAATGCCAGGACGTGGGTGACATGGTTTTCCACCTCATCGAGGAACAGGTGTTCGGCAAACAGGACTCGGACAAAAAGGAGGACTTTTCCGAGGTCTTCGACTTCGAGCAATCGCTGGTCACGCCCTTCCTGCCTCGATCCAGGCGGACCAACCCGCGGGAGACCCCGCGTGTCCGGCGCATGGTTCCCTAG
- a CDS encoding FAD/NAD(P)-binding protein has translation MEFNGLESSRPSLPIAIIGGGFSGTLTAIHLSRRLPGVSIILFEEGGEAGPGLAYQTAETGMCLNIPAGRMSAFADQPEHFLAYARRAYNEDTRAGDFLPRWVYGEYLTTTLAEARLANPLLKVEKKRVVDVTGIDETGTARLVFKDQSTLAVEIAILATGNQGSAFASSIWAAHTIPAKDPASLALVENGQDVLIVGSGLTMVDTVLELTRRGKAGTIHAVSRNALLPQPYAQASPVDEPDLDHLPDSNLRQSVRLFREVIREHEAKGGNWRDIFAAIRSSTPSLWQELSQKDRKRFLRFLSPFWEIHRHQCSPGAHETITELIASGKLVLHRGTIVNVERGEHKKRLGLAARNRDLPTRVLEADHIFDATGPARDIDMVRHPLIQNLLRRGFIKADACRLGVETAADYHAVGRGGKASKWLYVVGPMLRARFYEATAVHELRLHTAALAARVESAYRERFPEEVAEAV, from the coding sequence ATGGAATTCAACGGACTCGAATCAAGCCGCCCCAGCCTGCCCATCGCCATCATCGGTGGAGGCTTCAGCGGCACTCTTACGGCCATCCACCTTTCCCGGCGCCTGCCGGGTGTTTCCATCATCCTGTTCGAGGAAGGTGGCGAAGCAGGTCCGGGTCTGGCTTACCAAACCGCGGAAACCGGAATGTGTCTCAACATCCCCGCCGGCAGGATGAGCGCCTTCGCAGACCAGCCCGAACATTTCCTCGCCTACGCCCGCCGGGCCTACAACGAGGACACACGGGCCGGCGATTTCCTCCCCCGCTGGGTCTATGGGGAATACCTGACGACCACCCTCGCCGAAGCCCGCTTGGCCAATCCCCTGCTGAAGGTCGAGAAAAAGCGTGTTGTGGATGTCACGGGCATCGACGAAACCGGCACCGCGAGATTGGTTTTCAAGGATCAGAGCACCTTGGCCGTGGAGATCGCGATCCTGGCCACCGGCAATCAAGGATCGGCATTCGCCTCCTCCATCTGGGCCGCCCACACCATCCCCGCGAAGGATCCGGCATCGCTCGCTCTCGTGGAGAACGGGCAGGATGTGTTGATCGTGGGTTCCGGCCTGACGATGGTGGACACGGTCCTGGAACTGACGCGCCGTGGGAAAGCCGGGACGATCCACGCCGTCTCCCGCAACGCGCTGCTTCCGCAACCCTACGCCCAGGCGTCGCCGGTGGATGAGCCGGATCTGGACCACCTGCCTGACTCGAATCTCCGCCAGAGCGTACGGCTTTTCCGCGAGGTCATCCGGGAGCACGAGGCCAAGGGCGGCAACTGGCGGGACATTTTCGCTGCCATCCGGTCAAGCACACCTTCCCTGTGGCAGGAACTGTCGCAAAAAGACCGCAAGCGTTTCCTGCGTTTTCTCAGCCCGTTTTGGGAAATCCACCGTCACCAGTGTTCCCCCGGGGCGCACGAAACGATCACGGAACTCATCGCCTCAGGAAAACTCGTGCTGCACCGGGGCACGATCGTCAATGTCGAGCGTGGCGAACACAAGAAACGCCTCGGCCTCGCGGCCCGCAACCGCGATCTGCCGACAAGGGTGCTTGAAGCCGATCACATTTTCGACGCGACGGGGCCTGCCCGGGACATCGACATGGTCCGCCATCCCCTGATCCAGAACCTGCTGCGGCGGGGATTCATCAAGGCGGACGCATGCCGCCTCGGCGTGGAAACGGCTGCGGATTACCACGCCGTGGGACGCGGAGGAAAAGCTTCGAAATGGCTGTATGTGGTGGGCCCGATGTTGCGTGCGAGGTTCTATGAAGCGACCGCGGTTCACGAACTGCGCCTCCATACCGCCGCCCTCGCAGCCCGCGTGGAATCGGCATACCGCGAGCGCTTCCCCGAGGAAGTCGCGGAAGCGGTGTGA
- a CDS encoding YezD family protein, with product MKTTLPETASEAWLEVVRQKVASLRFGSVQITVHDGRVTQVESVEKTRFVTPREEGANGQK from the coding sequence ATGAAAACCACTCTTCCCGAAACCGCCAGCGAGGCATGGCTCGAAGTTGTGCGCCAGAAAGTGGCGAGCCTGCGATTTGGTTCCGTGCAGATCACGGTCCATGACGGGCGCGTGACCCAGGTGGAAAGCGTGGAAAAGACGCGTTTCGTCACCCCTCGGGAAGAGGGCGCGAACGGGCAGAAATGA
- the rnr gene encoding ribonuclease R, translated as MPGKNLRDSILDAFRSANGNPLSKSQLSRGLKLPGTRIAELRSTLDTLVKEGQLKEGKKNTYLLPSAPKDQLTGTLKFHPKGHAYFFPDLTDEQNLASGIDFTLHSRIFIDRRHTATSLDGDRVGVSIIKAVPRPFRTRSEFSSDEADEMKGRVVEIIERRSGKLVGTYRKKGGFGWIDCDDKAIEGRVDVIGDTTAMPGQLVVVVLEEWIDRNNDPRGRIVEVLGWPGDPGVDIISVIHRHGLRTSFPDAVLAEARAVPEAPEPEEIARRKDWRDKLVITIDPADAKDHDDAIWLKKHAKGWTLAVHIADVSHYIKPGSPMDQEAIERGNSTYLVDRVLPMLPTELSNGICSLKPDVDRLTKCALLEISHGGEITRAKFIDAVIHSRAKLSYEQAQAILDGKPAPEGSDPQLAGLVKEGWNLASAMRKRRFENGALDLEMPEIKVRLDDQGRASTAEPVVHTESHQLVEECMLAANEAVAKILKVRMKPAIYRIHDDPDPSRLKDFTETAKQHGYRPGDLTNRDHIQKLLDESKGSPEEHVIKLGLLKSLKRAAYSAEPVGHYGLAKQDYCHFTSPIRRYADLIVHRALQPLLENAPKPHDRTPSFAELQEISRHISDTERKSSDAESETKQIKLMEYLDRVSKSDDPPLFDGLITDVRPMGLMVEIPDMGVRGVVKREDLPPGRWFFEAHRKAWVSTDGKVVQLGMRIPLRVTNIDFDKRFVDFAVAGRPTSEGTHVSIKTPAKKIAKKQGKPHTKPAGKAGPAVKRAEGRYANPGKPGKTDKSKKTKRPRRK; from the coding sequence ATGCCCGGCAAAAATCTGCGAGATTCCATCCTCGACGCCTTCCGTTCCGCAAATGGCAATCCCCTTTCCAAATCGCAGCTCTCCCGCGGCCTGAAGCTGCCCGGCACCCGCATCGCCGAGCTCCGCAGCACACTCGATACCCTTGTGAAGGAGGGCCAGCTCAAGGAGGGAAAGAAAAACACCTACCTGCTTCCCTCCGCGCCGAAGGACCAGCTCACCGGCACGCTGAAATTCCACCCGAAAGGCCACGCCTACTTCTTCCCGGATCTCACGGACGAACAGAATCTCGCCAGCGGCATCGATTTCACGCTGCATTCCCGCATTTTCATCGACCGCCGCCACACCGCCACCTCGCTGGACGGAGACCGCGTGGGCGTCTCGATCATCAAGGCCGTGCCGCGTCCGTTCCGCACGCGCAGCGAATTCTCGTCCGACGAGGCGGATGAGATGAAAGGCAGGGTGGTGGAGATCATCGAGCGCCGTTCCGGCAAACTCGTCGGCACCTATCGGAAAAAAGGCGGCTTCGGCTGGATCGACTGTGACGACAAGGCCATCGAAGGCCGTGTGGATGTCATCGGCGACACCACCGCCATGCCGGGGCAGTTGGTCGTCGTGGTGCTGGAGGAATGGATCGACCGGAACAACGACCCGCGCGGACGCATCGTCGAAGTGCTGGGCTGGCCGGGCGACCCGGGTGTGGACATCATTTCCGTGATCCACCGGCATGGCCTGCGTACGTCGTTTCCGGATGCGGTGCTCGCGGAGGCCCGCGCCGTACCGGAAGCACCGGAACCGGAAGAGATCGCCCGCCGCAAGGACTGGAGGGACAAGCTGGTCATCACCATCGACCCTGCGGATGCGAAGGACCATGACGATGCGATCTGGTTGAAAAAACACGCCAAGGGCTGGACCCTGGCCGTCCACATCGCGGACGTTTCCCATTACATCAAGCCCGGCAGCCCGATGGACCAGGAAGCCATCGAACGCGGCAACTCGACCTATCTGGTGGACCGTGTCCTGCCCATGCTGCCGACCGAACTCTCCAACGGAATCTGCTCGCTCAAGCCGGACGTGGACCGCCTGACGAAATGCGCTCTTCTGGAAATCTCCCACGGCGGGGAAATCACGCGGGCGAAATTCATCGATGCCGTCATCCACAGCCGGGCGAAGCTTTCCTACGAACAGGCACAGGCGATCCTCGACGGCAAGCCGGCGCCGGAGGGCTCGGACCCGCAGCTCGCCGGACTGGTCAAGGAAGGCTGGAATCTCGCCTCCGCCATGCGCAAGCGCCGTTTCGAAAACGGAGCGCTGGACCTGGAGATGCCCGAAATCAAGGTCCGTCTTGACGACCAGGGCCGCGCCAGCACGGCCGAACCGGTCGTGCATACGGAAAGCCACCAACTCGTGGAGGAATGCATGCTGGCCGCCAATGAGGCGGTGGCGAAAATTCTCAAGGTCCGCATGAAACCCGCGATCTACCGCATCCACGACGACCCCGATCCGTCGCGGCTCAAGGACTTTACCGAGACTGCGAAACAGCACGGCTACCGCCCGGGCGATCTCACGAACCGTGACCACATCCAGAAACTCCTGGATGAATCCAAGGGCAGTCCCGAGGAACACGTCATCAAGCTGGGCTTGCTGAAAAGTCTCAAGCGGGCCGCCTATTCCGCGGAACCCGTCGGCCACTACGGTCTGGCGAAGCAGGACTACTGCCACTTCACCAGCCCCATCCGCCGCTACGCGGACCTCATCGTCCACCGCGCGCTGCAACCCCTTTTGGAAAACGCGCCGAAACCGCACGACAGGACGCCGTCATTCGCCGAATTACAGGAGATCTCCCGCCACATTTCCGACACCGAGCGCAAGTCCTCCGATGCGGAAAGCGAGACGAAACAGATCAAGCTGATGGAATACCTGGACCGCGTCTCCAAGTCGGACGATCCGCCGCTCTTCGACGGACTCATCACCGACGTCCGCCCGATGGGTCTGATGGTCGAAATTCCGGACATGGGAGTGCGCGGGGTGGTGAAGCGTGAAGATCTGCCGCCAGGTCGCTGGTTTTTTGAGGCGCATCGCAAGGCCTGGGTCTCGACCGACGGGAAAGTCGTGCAACTCGGCATGCGCATCCCGCTGCGTGTCACGAACATCGATTTCGACAAACGCTTCGTGGACTTCGCCGTGGCAGGCAGACCCACCAGCGAGGGCACCCACGTCTCCATCAAGACGCCGGCGAAAAAAATCGCGAAGAAACAAGGCAAGCCGCATACCAAGCCGGCAGGCAAGGCCGGACCCGCGGTGAAGCGCGCGGAAGGCCGCTACGCGAACCCGGGCAAGCCAGGGAAAACCGACAAGTCGAAGAAGACCAAACGGCCGAGGCGGAAGTAA
- a CDS encoding type II secretion system protein, protein MKTRLSRRQNGFTLVELLVVISIIAVLAAVGFAAGNMAIQKARKLTALAAATSIESAVNNFYADYGSLPKNLNSDTEVDTSIDTEFLNVLLGWEPTSGTVLNSKGIRFLTVKEGKGKKGGLMTTGGGTQSAQGLYDPWGGGYKVMLDGDYNEIITPQPKGGAKATTLNGKRVAVWSDGADGVDGAGTSSDDVKTWGN, encoded by the coding sequence ATGAAAACCCGCCTCTCCCGCCGCCAGAACGGCTTCACGCTCGTCGAGCTTCTCGTCGTCATCAGCATCATCGCCGTCCTCGCAGCGGTCGGATTCGCCGCGGGGAACATGGCCATCCAAAAAGCGCGCAAACTCACCGCCCTGGCCGCCGCCACGAGCATCGAGTCCGCGGTGAACAACTTCTACGCCGACTACGGCAGTCTTCCTAAAAACCTCAATTCCGACACAGAGGTGGATACGAGCATCGACACCGAATTCCTCAATGTCCTTCTGGGTTGGGAGCCCACCTCCGGGACCGTGCTCAACTCGAAGGGCATCCGCTTCCTTACGGTGAAAGAAGGCAAGGGGAAAAAAGGCGGGCTGATGACCACCGGCGGTGGCACACAAAGCGCGCAAGGCCTCTACGATCCATGGGGCGGCGGTTACAAGGTCATGCTTGACGGCGATTACAATGAAATCATCACGCCACAGCCCAAGGGCGGAGCAAAGGCAACCACCCTCAACGGCAAACGCGTCGCCGTCTGGAGTGACGGTGCGGATGGTGTGGATGGAGCCGGCACGTCTTCCGACGACGTGAAGACCTGGGGCAACTGA
- a CDS encoding DUF7133 domain-containing protein, producing MFLFTSLQAAPQSDYYTREEIPLPPGEVMEIGSIALMPDKQVAVTTRRGDLWICSGAYGDDLSKVTWKKFAQNLHEPLGMFWKDGALWLTQRPEVTRIKDSDNDGLADTFETICSDWGIKGDYHEYTFGSTPDKNGDIWLVLCLTGSFTADSDWRGWCLRVTPDGKMIPTCSGIRSPGGIGFNADGDTFYTDNQGVWNGSSSLKWLKPGSFQGNPSGNKFAKLANLPAPPEVDDKSRILKERTKHPEFIPPAVIFPHGKVGQSPTGIACDQTGGKFGPWEKQLLVGEQTHSQVQRVCLEKVNGLYQGAVFHFLENFEAGLIPVRLDQETGTLFVGGSNRGWASRGSKPFTFERVRWTGKTPFEIQTMTANRDGFTLNFTGPVDPATAADPKSYAMDAFTYIYQAEYGSPEVDQANPQITAATVSPDKKSVRLKIDGLVRGHVHHLSSKGVRSLDGDALWHPDAWYTLNEIPK from the coding sequence ATGTTCCTTTTCACGTCTCTCCAAGCCGCTCCCCAAAGCGACTACTACACCCGCGAGGAAATCCCTCTCCCTCCCGGCGAAGTCATGGAGATCGGCTCCATCGCGCTCATGCCGGACAAGCAGGTCGCCGTCACCACCCGCCGGGGCGACCTTTGGATCTGCAGCGGTGCCTACGGGGACGATCTCAGCAAGGTCACCTGGAAAAAATTCGCCCAGAACCTCCACGAACCCCTCGGCATGTTTTGGAAAGACGGCGCCCTCTGGCTCACCCAGCGTCCCGAAGTCACCAGGATCAAGGACTCCGACAACGACGGTCTCGCCGACACCTTCGAGACCATCTGCTCCGACTGGGGCATCAAGGGCGACTACCACGAATACACCTTCGGCAGCACGCCGGACAAGAATGGCGACATCTGGCTCGTGCTATGCCTCACCGGCTCCTTCACCGCGGATTCGGATTGGCGCGGTTGGTGCCTGCGTGTCACTCCGGATGGGAAAATGATCCCCACCTGCTCCGGAATCCGCTCACCCGGCGGCATCGGATTCAATGCCGACGGCGACACTTTCTACACCGACAACCAAGGCGTCTGGAACGGTTCGTCCTCGCTGAAATGGCTCAAACCCGGCTCGTTCCAAGGCAATCCTTCTGGAAACAAATTCGCAAAGCTCGCCAATCTCCCCGCGCCACCCGAGGTGGACGACAAATCCCGCATCCTCAAGGAGCGCACCAAGCATCCGGAATTCATCCCGCCGGCGGTCATCTTTCCCCATGGCAAGGTGGGCCAGTCCCCCACCGGCATCGCCTGTGACCAGACCGGGGGAAAATTCGGCCCATGGGAAAAGCAGCTTCTCGTCGGCGAGCAAACGCACTCACAGGTCCAGAGGGTCTGCCTGGAGAAAGTCAACGGGCTCTACCAAGGAGCGGTTTTCCATTTCCTCGAAAACTTCGAAGCCGGCCTCATCCCCGTCCGCCTTGATCAGGAAACCGGCACCTTGTTCGTCGGCGGTTCCAACCGCGGCTGGGCCTCGCGCGGCAGCAAGCCCTTCACCTTCGAACGCGTCAGATGGACCGGCAAAACCCCGTTTGAAATCCAGACCATGACCGCCAACCGCGATGGCTTCACCCTGAATTTCACCGGTCCCGTCGATCCCGCCACCGCAGCCGATCCCAAAAGCTACGCGATGGATGCCTTCACCTACATTTACCAAGCCGAGTACGGCAGCCCGGAAGTGGATCAGGCCAACCCGCAGATCACCGCCGCGACCGTCTCACCTGACAAGAAATCCGTGCGGTTGAAAATCGACGGACTCGTGCGCGGCCACGTCCACCATCTTAGTTCCAAAGGCGTCAGATCCCTGGACGGCGACGCGCTATGGCACCCCGATGCTTGGTACACGCTCAACGAGATTCCCAAATAA